The Coraliomargarita parva region GCACTTCAGTTATGACATGCCGGCCTACGATGCAGAGGGGCAACTGGAAGGGCGCTGGTCCGGTTTGTATGAGCCGGAGATTATGACGGATCGCGCCATGCGCTACATGAGTGAAGTGCGCGACCCGGACCAGCCGTTCTTTATCCAGATGAATTGGCATCCGCCGCACAATGCGACGGTCCAGGAAGAGTTTGAGAAGATGCCGGATGCGTTGGATCGGGCACGTCTATTGAACGACGAGCTTGGGCTGGGCTTGCCGGAAGAAGCTTACTCTTCCTATTGGTGGTTCTGCCAGTGTTTCCCGCTGTGGTTGGTGTTTCCGGTCGTGCCACAGCCTTTCCTCGATCTCTATGAGCCCGGGATGTTTCCGGCACCACCGAATGTGAATCCGCGTTTCCGCTCGTCCTATGGCTGGTTTGCCAAGGAATATGCCGCCATGGTCAGCTCGCTGGATGCGCAGATGGGGCGCTTACGGGCCTATCTCGACGCTTCCGGGCTATTGCGTGATACGATCGTGATCTATACTTCGGACCATGGCGATTATCTCGGGACCGATCCGATCAACTCGCCTTTCCGGGGCAAGGGCAGTCCGGCTCCGGAGTCCGTGCGGGTGCCGATGCTGATCGAAGGGCCCGGCATCCCGCAGCAGGCCTCGGTTGACGAGCGTCCCTGTAATACGATGGATTTGTATGCGAGCCTGCTGGAGCTGGCCGGTATCGAATCTCCGCTGCGGCTGAAGGGCAGTTCCCTGATGACTCCGGCGGTTTCGGATGTCTGCTTGTCCTCCGTATTGCGGGTGCGGTCTGTGTTTGACGGTGAGTTGATCTACTCGATCGCGCCGGATGAAAGCGGGAAGTGGTCCGTTGAATCGCTGCAGGCTGCTGACCTTCCGGCCAGATCGGAGAATAATTGCGTCAACTTTGATCCACAGAACCCTCAACATCGTATTTTGCATGACGCACTGGTTGAGTTATTAGGGAAGGAAGGAGAGAGGATTGAGATGCGTGGGATTGTTTGAGGCTTCGGTATTGACTCGCAAATATACCTCTGTAATACATTACACCTCGTACCTGCCCTCTGTTTATCCCGAAGTTATTGAATTATGAAGGTCTCGAAATATGTTAAGTTTCTCGCCCCCATGTTTTTCTGTGCGCTGATACAGGCGCAAACACTCTTTACGACGGATTTTACAGGGACGAACTATGATATGCCTACGGACTGGAACGTGGTTTCAGGGGTCGTCGGAGATTCTGGGACGAACGGCTTCTATTATTACAATGACGCCCTCAGGTTCAATGGCTCTGGAAATGGATTGGCGTTATACACCGGTTCATTTGACAATGGTTATGCGAATGATGGGACGCTCGATGACTTCACGATTGTAAGCAATTTCTTCAAATCTAATTCTGGTACAACGGGTATTGTTGGTCGTAGTGACGTTACGGGAGAGAACTTTTATACATTTCGAATCAACAATACGACGAGCTTCGAGTTATACTGCTTTGACCAGAGTGCGACAACCTATGCTACGAAGATCGGTAGTGCGAACATTGAAACCCCATCCGCATACGTGTACCCTCAGGTCTGGACGCTTGTCGCCACATTTGAAGGGACTACGATTAGTGCGGATTTGATTGATAACGATGGGTTGATCGTCGCTTCAATCGAAGTTGAGGATAGCACCTTCTCTTCGGGCTATGTTGGTGTGCGCGGTCAGGTGACTTCTTATTGGGATGATTTTACGGTGACCGCCGTTCCAGAACCTTCGACTTATGCCTTGTTGTTCGGCCTGATTGGCCTTGGTTACGTCTTTGTGCGACGTCGGTAGTGGAAGGGACATCAGAGCGTCCCAAAATCTCTACAGCGAAAGCGCGACCAGCCTTCGCCGAGGCTTCCTCCTCTGCACGAGGCTACGGCGGACATGACGGCTTGGCGTGCCGGCAAATTCGAGGAGAATGCCGTTTTTTTTTGTTTGCCAATCGATTTGGTGTGCTTGATTTTTGCAAAATGCAATGCGTTGCATGCTGAGCCCTGATTCCACATGACAATACCTCGATTGAACCTTCTGAAGCAGGTCGCTTTTGGCCTTAGCTTATCGCTCCTCTCTCATTTTACGCTGCATGCTGAAGAAGTCGGCGCGACATCGGATGCTGATTCGACCGCACCAGTCTTCAAGCTAGGTGTGGTGACGCACATGGGAAAGCAGTTTCAAGGTTACAGTATCGAATCGACGACGCAACGGTTGAAAGACGCCGGGATCATGTCGTTTCGTGACGAGATTTACTGGAAGGAAGTCGAAAAAGAGAAAGGCGTCTTAAAGGTGCCCAGCTATGCGGATGAGATGGTCAACACGGCTTTGGCGAAGGGGATCGATCCGCTGATCATTTTGAGCTATGGCAATCCGTTCTATGACGAGGGCGGTTACCCGCTTTCCGAAGAGGCGCAAGCGGGCTACATCCGTTATGCCATGTTCCTGATCGAACACTTCAAGGGACGGGTGCACACATTCGAGCTTTGGAATGAATGGGATATGGGGCTCGGTGTTCCGCGGAAGAAGGGCGAGCCGCGTAAGCGTCCCGATCCCAAACTTTATGCAGACTTCGTGGCATCGGTTTATCCAGTGCTCAAGAAGGCCTATCCGGACGTGACCTTTCTGGCTGGGGGACACGCCATGTTCTCGGTCCACTCCGGCAAGCCGGACTTGAATAGTAAGAACCCTTGGGAATTAATGCGTGGCTGGTTCGATGAGGTCTTGTCGTATGGCTTGATTCAAAATTGTGACGGGCTTGCGATGCACACTTATGTGAAGGCGGTGGAAGATCCGGAGCTCTGGATTCGCTGGATGCGTGAGCTGCAGGATCGCTATGCGAAGGATTACAATAATGGCCAGCCCGTCCCGATGTATGTGACTGAAGTCGGCTGGTTCACGCATTCCGGTGCTGGGGTTGACCACTACGTCCAAGCGGATCATATCGCACGCTTGGTGCTTCTGTCTCGCACGATCCCTGAGATCAAGGGCCTGTGGTATTTCAATATGGCCAACGATGTC contains the following coding sequences:
- a CDS encoding PEP-CTERM sorting domain-containing protein (PEP-CTERM proteins occur, often in large numbers, in the proteomes of bacteria that also encode an exosortase, a predicted intramembrane cysteine proteinase. The presence of a PEP-CTERM domain at a protein's C-terminus predicts cleavage within the sorting domain, followed by covalent anchoring to some some component of the (usually Gram-negative) cell surface. Many PEP-CTERM proteins exhibit an unusual sequence composition that includes large numbers of potential glycosylation sites. Expression of one such protein has been shown restore the ability of a bacterium to form floc, a type of biofilm.) produces the protein MKVSKYVKFLAPMFFCALIQAQTLFTTDFTGTNYDMPTDWNVVSGVVGDSGTNGFYYYNDALRFNGSGNGLALYTGSFDNGYANDGTLDDFTIVSNFFKSNSGTTGIVGRSDVTGENFYTFRINNTTSFELYCFDQSATTYATKIGSANIETPSAYVYPQVWTLVATFEGTTISADLIDNDGLIVASIEVEDSTFSSGYVGVRGQVTSYWDDFTVTAVPEPSTYALLFGLIGLGYVFVRRR
- a CDS encoding sulfatase-like hydrolase/transferase — protein: MTQSPNIILVVADQHRADFLGSAGHPVVQTPHFDRMAQRGIRYSNCVSSAPLCMPYRCSLQSGVYPFQHGAEDNRGHLELDRLEGAPLAELFQDAGYQTAYFGKCHWNRQESGRAGQYVAPDRRLAWQHWEGWNNGHFSYDMPAYDAEGQLEGRWSGLYEPEIMTDRAMRYMSEVRDPDQPFFIQMNWHPPHNATVQEEFEKMPDALDRARLLNDELGLGLPEEAYSSYWWFCQCFPLWLVFPVVPQPFLDLYEPGMFPAPPNVNPRFRSSYGWFAKEYAAMVSSLDAQMGRLRAYLDASGLLRDTIVIYTSDHGDYLGTDPINSPFRGKGSPAPESVRVPMLIEGPGIPQQASVDERPCNTMDLYASLLELAGIESPLRLKGSSLMTPAVSDVCLSSVLRVRSVFDGELIYSIAPDESGKWSVESLQAADLPARSENNCVNFDPQNPQHRILHDALVELLGKEGERIEMRGIV